In Anthocerotibacter panamensis C109, the sequence CAACGAATTATCCTTGAGCTCCAGAGCCGCCTTGAGAAGTGGCAGGAGCGCACCGGGGGCGTAGCAACAGGAGGGGTACCCTTGGCGAACGAAGAAGTACAGCTTGCACTATTAGCCTTGGGTTACACTCCCCAACAAATCAAAGCTGCCCTTAGCCAAGCCAAACTCGAGCCCGACGCGCCTATTGAGCAGTGGATCCGAGCCTGCATCAGCTTTTTGAGCCGCAGTTAACTTCCAGTAGCCTTGGAAGGCATGACGTGCGGGTGCACAGAGCGGGCAAGCCCCACTTTCTCAAAGAGCCAAATGACCCAGTAAGTCGGGTCCAATTCCCACCACAGCAGGCCAGTACGCGCAGCTTTGGGTTGGGCATGGTGATTGTTGTGCCAGCCCTCTCCCCAAGTCACAAGCGCGACCCACCAAAGATTACGGGCGTCGTCCTTGGTTTCAAAGGTTCGGTAGCCCCAGAAGTGTGTAGCGGAATTTACGAACCAAGTCGCATGAAATACAAACACCAGACGCACAAAGATCCCCCAGACCACAAAGGGCCAGCCACCTAGGAAGTAAAACAAGACTCCTAGAGCAACCTGGAAGAGGGCAAAGTAGCGGTCAAAAAATACATAAACAGGGTCGCGAGCCAGGTCCGGGGCATAGCGTCTGTACTTTTCTAAAGTGTTAAACGCTTCAAAGTCGTAAAGAACCCATCCCATGTGCGA encodes:
- a CDS encoding acyl-CoA desaturase, with the protein product MQLLQTKRSLSWTMVLFFTFIHMVALTAPLFFTWQALALTVFLHWFLGCVGITLCYHRLLAHRSFVVPKWFEYVLAFIGTLNMQSGPIFWVSRHRRHHAHPDTDDDPHSSKWGFWWSHMGWVLYDFEAFNTLEKYRRYAPDLARDPVYVFFDRYFALFQVALGVLFYFLGGWPFVVWGIFVRLVFVFHATWFVNSATHFWGYRTFETKDDARNLWWVALVTWGEGWHNNHHAQPKAARTGLLWWELDPTYWVIWLFEKVGLARSVHPHVMPSKATGS